The Fragaria vesca subsp. vesca linkage group LG2, FraVesHawaii_1.0, whole genome shotgun sequence genome includes a window with the following:
- the LOC101294533 gene encoding serine carboxypeptidase II-3-like, producing the protein MMKMKVSCLLLLLSFQFTFLNISCRAKQIDTLNKLLQQSRKSGLNPPRSQSSTDIVFDVEDDQYSPVYIGSQDGAKEADKIDALPGQPTEGAEFNQYSGYVTVNPKAGRALFYYFVESPQDSSSKPLVLWLNGGPGCSSFGYGAMEELGPFRVNNDKISLFANDYAWNNVANVLFLESPAGVGFSYSNTSSDYGNVGDKRTAEDSYAFLVNWLERFPEYKNRDFFITGESYAGHYVPQLAYTIVQQNKITNQTKINLKGIAIGNAWIDDNTSAWGIVDYLWTHALSSDETNAGIHKYCDFTSENSSDLCDNYVHQLYKEKGQIDIYNIYAPLCLEDGSKTTPSSVGSVFEFDPCSDEYVEAYLNLAEVQAALHVKPTQWTACGGVGWTDSPETILPTIQSLIETGIRVWIYSGDTDARVPVTASRYSINTLNLPVETPWRPWNSTPDEVGGYVVGYKGLTFATVRGAGHKVPSYQPQRSLVFISSFLQGTLPPAPPS; encoded by the exons ATGATGAAGATGAAGGTCTCATGTTTGCTTCTCCTCCTCAGCTTTCAGTTTACCTTTCTGAACATATCATGCCGCGCCAAACAAATCGATACCCTGAACAAGTTGCTCCAGCAGTCTCGTAAATCTGGACTCAATCCTCCCCGTTCTCAATCGTCGACAGACATTGTCTTTGATGTCGAAGATGATCAGTATTCACCGGTGTATATCGGATCTCAAGACGGGGCTAAGGAAGCCGATAAGATTGACGCTTTGCCAGGACAACCAACGGAAGGAGCCGAGTTTAATCAGTATTCGGGCTATGTTACAGTAAACCCCAAAGCTGGGAGAGCATTGTTTTACTACTTTGTAGAGTCTCCCCAAGATTCTTCATCCAAACCCTTAGTCTTATGGTTAAATGGAG GACCAGGTTGCTCATCCTTTGGATATGGCGCCATGGAAGAACTGGGACCTTTCAGAGTCAACAATGATAAAATTTCGTTGTTTGCCAACGACTATGCATGGAACAACG TGGCAAACGTCCTCTTCTTGGAGTCTCCAGCAGGAGTTGGTTTCTCGTATTCAAACACATCATCGGACTATGGAAATGTGGGTGACAAGAGAACGGCCGAGGACTCTTACGCTTTTCTTGTAAACTGGCTAGAGAGATTTCCCGAATACAAAAACCGTGATTTCTTCATAACCGGAGAGAGCTACGCTGGCCATTATGTACCTCAACTCGCTTACACCATCGTCCAACAGAACAAAATCACGAATCAAACTAAAATCAACCTCAAAGGAATTGCA ATTGGAAATGCTTGGATCGACGATAATACAAGTGCATGGGGTATCGTTGATTATTTGTGGACACATGCTTTGAGCTCTGACGAAACCAATGCAGGAATACACAAGTATTGTGACTTTACTTCAGAAAACTCATCCGACTTATGTGATAACTATGTGCATCAACTGTACAAGGAGAAAGGACAAATCGACATATACAACATCTATGCTCCACTTTGCCTAGAAGATGGTTCAAAAACAACACCCAGTTCAGTTGGTTCT GTCTTTGAATTTGATCCATGCTCTGACGAATATGTGGAAGCGTATCTGAATCTTGCCGAGGTGCAAGCAGCTCTTCACGTCAAACCTACCCAATGGACAGCTTGCGG AGGTGTTGGGTGGACGGACAGCCCAGAAACCATTCTACCCACAATACAGTCGCTCATAGAAACTGGGATAAGGGTATGGATATACAG CGGAGACACCGATGCTCGAGTACCGGTCACGGCTTCTAGATACTCCATAAACACACTAAACTTACCAGTTGAGACTCCATGGAGGCCATGGAACTCCACCCCTGATGAG GTTGGAGGATATGTGGTTGGGTACAAGGGGTTGACATTTGCAACAGTAAGAGGAGCAGGCCATAAGGTTCCAAGCTACCAACCGCAGCGATCACTCGTCTTCATCTCATCCTTCCTTCAGGGGACACTTCCTCCGGCTCCTCCTTCATAG